A DNA window from Pongo abelii isolate AG06213 chromosome 2, NHGRI_mPonAbe1-v2.0_pri, whole genome shotgun sequence contains the following coding sequences:
- the LOC100441269 gene encoding COP9 signalosome complex subunit 8-like, which produces MPVAVMAESAFSFKKLLDQCENQDLPGGIATPSVYGQLLALYLLHNDVNNARYLWKRIPPAIKSANSDLGGIWSVGQRIWQRDFPGIYTAINAHRWSEMVQPIMEALRDATRRCTFALVSQAYTSIITDDFAAFVGLPVEEAVKGVLEEGWQADSTTRMVLPRKPVAGALDVSFNKFIPLSEAAPLPPIPNEQQLARLTDYVAFLEN; this is translated from the coding sequence ATGCCAGTGGCGGTGATGGCAGAAAGCGCCTTTAGTTTCAAAAAGTTGCTAGATCAGTGCGAGAACCAGGATCTCCCTGGAGGAATTGCTACACCCTCAGTGTATGGTCAGCTTCTAGCTTTATATTTGCTCCATAATGACGTGAATAATGCAAGATATCTTTGGAAAAGAATACCACCTGCTATAAAATCTGCAAATTCTGATCTTGGGGGAATTTGGTCAGTAGGACAAAGAATCTGGCAGAGAGATTTCCCTGGGATCTATACAGCCATCAACGCTCACCGGTGGTCTGAGATGGTCCAGCCAATTATGGAAGCACTTAGAGATGCAACAAGGAGATGCACCTTTGCCCTGGTCTCTCAAGCATATACTTCAATCATCACTGATGATTTTGCAGCCTTTGTTGGACTTCCTGTAGAAGAGGCTGTGAAAGGTGTATTAGAAGAAGGATGGCAAGCTGATTCCACCACAAGAATGGTTCTGCCCAGAAAGCCAGTTGCAGGGGCCCTGGATGTTTCCTTTAACAAGTTTATTCCCTTATCAGAGGCTGCTCCACTTCCCCCAATACCCAATGAACAGCAGTTAGCCAGACTGACGGATTATGTGGCTTTCCTTGAAAACTGA